The Tumebacillus sp. BK434 genome segment CCGCGCACAATAATCAGGTACTTCAAGCGCGATGGGAGGGTTCGAAACGGATGCAGGAAACGAAGAACGAGCGGAGAATTACGCTGGCCGAAGTCAAACAGCTGCCGCAGATTCAGCAATATATCGTATCGGCCGACAAATTTCTGAAAGCGATGGGCTTCACCGAACACGGATTTCGCCATGTGACCTTGGTGTCGAAGATCGCCGAGCATGTGATGGAGCACCTCGGCTACTCGGAGCGCGAACGGGAACTGGCGGCGATCGCCGGCTACATCCACGATATCGGCAACATCACGGGCCGCCACGACCACGGCAAGGCCGGTGCGATCATGTGCTTTCATATCTTGGAAGGCATCGGGATGCCGTATGACGAGATCGCCTGTATCGTCGGCGCGGTTGGCAATCACGAGGAGCAGTACGGCGAAGCGGTGAACACGGTGGCGGCGGCGCTGATCCTCGCCGATAAGTCGGACGTGCACCGCACGCGGGTCAGACGGCGCGACGTGTCCCAGTTCGACATTCACGACCGGGTCAACTACGCGGCGACATCCTCGTTTCTCCACGTCAGCGCCGAGCCGCGCGAAGTGACGCTGAAGATTGAGATCGACAACAGCATCTCATCTGTGATGGAGTATTTTGAAATTTTTATGGAACGAATGCTGATGTGCCAGCGGGCGGCGAAGATGCTGGATGCCCGCTTTCGCTTAAACATTAACGGGGCCGACATTCTGTAGGCCCCTTTTTGATTGGATCCTTTCTTCATTGACCTATTAATCGCTTAGGAGATATACTAAGATGAGCTAATTCAACGACTATTTAGGAGGATTGTCATGATCAAGTGGAGTCGTTTCGTTGGCTTCCTTTTGATCGTGGTCCTGTTTTTTGCCCTCGCGGTTCCGACTTATAAGGGAATCTGGAATGGCATCACGCTCGGACTCGATCTGCAAGGCGGCTTTGACGTTCTGTATGAAGTGCAGGATTCACCAAGTGGGGAAAAAGTAACGGATGAAGGCGTCATCTCGACGATCAAAGCGATCGAGCGCCGCATCGACAAAGAAGGCGTATCCGAGCCGAACATTCAAAAAGAAGGGGCGAACCGCATCCGCGTTCAACTCGCGGGCGTGTTCGACCAGAATGAAGCAAAAAAGCTGCTTGTGCAGACCGCTCAGCTCCGCTTCCTGGCTCCCGACGGCACCACCGAGCTGGCAAACGGCAGCGACTTGAAGCCGAATGCGAAGTATGTTTCCGACCAGAACACCGGCGCTCCGCAGGTGGCGGTCGAGTTTAAAAATCCGGACAAGTTCAAAAAAATCACAGAAACCTACCTTGGCCAACCAGTCGCAATCGAGCTGGACGGCAAGATTATCACCGCTCCGACTATCCAAGTCGTCATCTATGACGGCAAGGCGGTCATCAACGGTCAGAAGGACGCCAAAGAAGCGATCGAACTGGCGAACCTGCTCAACGCAGGCTCCCTGCCGTTCCCGCTGAAAGAGATCTCCTCGTTCGGCGTATCGCCGTCCCTCGGCGAAGGCTCTCTCGGCACGACGCTGATGGCCGGCGGCATTGCGTTCATCCTGATTTTTGTGTTCATGGTGGGCTGGTACCGTCTCCCGGGTCTGATCGCGATGATCGCCTTGGTCATGTACGCATATCTGCTGTTCGCGACGGTCAAATTCATGGGCATCACGCTGACCCTGCCGGGTCTGGCGGCGCTGGTGCTTGGTATCGGGATGGCGGTCGACGTCAACATCATCGCAACAGAGCGGATGAAAGACGAATTCCGCAACGGCAAATCCACGCTCTCTGCTGTTATCATGGGGCAGAAGCGCTCGATGCCGACGATCATCGACGCCAACATCACTTCGATCATCGCCGGTATCCTGATGTACTGGTTCGGCACCGGCCAGATCAAGAGCTTTGCTGTGGCGCACATCATTTCCGTCCTGGCGACGTTCATCACCGCTGTGCTGATCTCCCGCCTGCTGATGCAATTGCTCGTCCGCTCCAACATCATTAAGAACAAATGGTGGTACGGTGCGCCGAGAGAAGCGAAGGGAGGGGCTGCGAAGTGAAATTTGATATCGTAAAGAACCGCAAATGGTACTTCGGCTTCTCCATCCTGATCTCGCTCGCCGGGGTCCTGATCATGCTGCTGATGGGTCTGAACCTCGGCACCGACTTCGAAGCGGGCTCCCGCGTGCAGTTTAACGTTGGACAAGCATTTACCGAAAAAGAGATCGCCGAGCAGTTCGAAGCGAACTTGGAGACGATTGAGGTCTCCGGTGTTCAAGAGATCGAGAACTACGGTGCGGTCGTACGCATCGCGAAGAAGATCTCGCCGGAAGAAGAGAACTTGATCAACGAATACCTGAACAAGACCTACAAGGACGCCAGCCCGCAGATCTCCTCGATCGACCCGGTCGTGGCGCGCGAGCTGGCGCAGAAAGCGATCTACGCGATTCTGTACGCTTCGCTTGGGATCATCCTGTACATGGCGGTCCGCTTCGAATACCGCTTTGCGATCGCAGGCGTCGTCTCCGTGCTGCAGGTCGTGCTGGTCGTCGTCTCGCTCTTCGCGCTGTTCCGCTTTGAGATCGACATCACGTTCATCGCAGCGATCCTGACGATCGTCGGTTATTCGATCCACGATACGATCGTCATCTTCGACCGCATCCGCGAGAACTTGAAGCATTACAAGGTCAAGACGGTCTCCGATCTCGAGCACCTCGTCAACGATTCGATCTGGCAGACGATGGCGCGCTCGATCAACACCGTCCTCACGGTAATCTTCTCGGCCGGCATGCTGTACCTGCTCGGCGGCGCTGCGATCAAGCACTTCTCGCTGGCCCTGCTGATCGGTCTCGTGACCGGCGCGTACTCCTCCATCTTTATCGCTTCCCAGCTGTGGGTGGCCTGGAAGAGCCGCGAACTGAAAAAAGCGTAGTTTTCTGCAGAAAAAGAAAGCCGCAGGGTGGAGAACCCGGCGGCTTTCTTGCTATAATAAAAATTATGTATATCGTCATATAGAGAGGATTTTCAATATGCAACAGACGAAACGCTGGGTCGTGTCGGAGGCGGCAGATACAGAGGTGCAGAATTTGGCGGAGGCGCTTGGCGTGCCCCCGATTCTGGCGAGACTTCTGTGGCGCCGCGGCATTCGGTCGACAGAGACTGCACAGCGTTTTTTGTACCCGGGTCTCAGCGGCTTTTACGATCCTTATTTGATGAAAGATATGGACAAGACGGTGGAGCGGATTCGCCGGGCGATCGATGAACAGGAGCCGGTGATGGTCTACGGCGACTATGACGCGGACGGCGCGACGGCCACTTCCGTCTTGTATCTCGCCTTGCGGTCGCTTGGCGCTCAAGTCGATTACTATATCCCCGACCGCTTTTCGGAAGGGTACGGGCTGAACGGTCCGGCGATCGAGCAGGCGAAGGAAAAAGGCTATCGGCTGGTGATCACCGTCGACAACGGAATCTCGGCGGTCGAGCAGGTGGCGCTGGCCAATCAGCTTGGGCTGGACCTGATCGTCACCGACCACCATACGCCGCCTGAAGTGCTGCCGGACGCGTATGCGATCTTGAACCCGAAGCAGCCGGGCTGCACCTATCCGGATTCGATGCTGGCAGGTGTCGGCGTCGTGTTCAAGCTGGTGCAGGCGCTGTACGGGCGTTTGCCCGATGAGTTTTTGGATCTGGCGGCCTTGGGCACGGTGGCCGACTTGGCACCGCTGCAGGATGAGAACCGCCTGATCACTTTGTTCGGTCTGGAGAAAATGAACGAGTCGCCGCGCATGGGCATCAAAGCGCTGATCGAAGCGACCGGGCTGACCGACAAGAAGGTCACCGCCGGGCACATCGGCTTTTCCTTCGGCCCGCGCATCAATGCCAGCGGACGGCTCGATTCGGCAACATACGCCGTCGAGCTGTTGACGACGGAAGATCCGGTCAAGGCGGGCGAGCTGGCGCAGTTTCTGGAGGAGCGCAACCAAGAGCGCCAAGCGCTGTGCGAGACGATCTTTGAAGAGGCGGTCGAGCTGATCGAAGCCAATCCGCACTGGCTGGACGGCCGCGTGCTGGTCGTCGCCAACCGGGGCTGGAACGAAGGCGTGATCGGCATCGTCGCCTCGCGCATCGTCGAGCGCTACCACCGTCCGACGCTCATCTTCTCGGTCAGCGATGAGAAGTGCAAAGCGTCCGCCCGCAGCATCGCCGGATTTGACCTCTACGCGGCGCTGACCCGCTGTGCCGACCTGCTCGACCACTACGGCGGTCACAAGATGGCGGCGGGCTTGTCCCTGCCAGAAGAGAAGCTCGACGAACTGCGCGCCCGCCTGAACGAGATCGCGCAGGAAGTGCTGACCGAAGACGACATGACGCCGGCGCTCGACATCGACATGGAAGTCGATCTGCGCGACGTCGACCTGCGCCTCGTCGAGCAGATCCAAGCGTTGGCGCCGTTTGGCTTCGGCAACCCGTCGCCGCGCTTCGCCGTGCGGGGGCTGGCGCTGGAAAGCACGCGGGTGGTCGGCAAAGACGCAGCGCACCTGCAACTGCGCGTGCGGCAAAACGGACGTCAGCTCGACTGCATCGCCTTCCGCCGCAGCGACGAGCAGCATCTGCTCGACGCGCTGGCCGCGATCGATCTGGCCGGTGAGCTTGCCGTCAACGAGTGGCGCGGCCGGCAGAGCCTGCAGATGGTGCTCGGCGACTGGAAGCCAAGCCCCTTGCAGTCGTTCGATGCCCGCGGCTGCCGGGACAAGTTCGCCTGGCTCGAAGTGCGCAAGGAAGAATTGACGGTGCTCTGCTTCCAAAAACGCAACGTGGAAGAGATCGAAAAACGCCTGTTTGGGTATCCTTGGAATGAAGGCAAGTATCGCCTCTACCATGTGGAACCTTCGGGCGACTGGCGCCACATCGCAGGCGAAGACGAGCCAACCGACAACGTCGTCTATTACGACTTGCCCGCGCACATCGAAACGTTCGCCCAGTCCTTGCAGGTTCTGATCCCCTCGCAGCGGATCCATTTGATCCAAGGGGACGCCGACCGCGACTGGCTGCGTCAGTCCCTGTTCGACGGGCTGCCGGAGCGTGAAGCGTTTGCGTACGTCTTCCGCGTGCTGCGCCAACAGGGACAGGGAACGGTCGACGGGCTGTTGTCGGTGATGCAGGGGCCATTAAATCCGGTCAGCCTGACACACATTCTGCACGTATTTACCGAATTAGGGTTTGCGAATCGCGAGGA includes the following:
- the recJ gene encoding single-stranded-DNA-specific exonuclease RecJ, whose protein sequence is MQQTKRWVVSEAADTEVQNLAEALGVPPILARLLWRRGIRSTETAQRFLYPGLSGFYDPYLMKDMDKTVERIRRAIDEQEPVMVYGDYDADGATATSVLYLALRSLGAQVDYYIPDRFSEGYGLNGPAIEQAKEKGYRLVITVDNGISAVEQVALANQLGLDLIVTDHHTPPEVLPDAYAILNPKQPGCTYPDSMLAGVGVVFKLVQALYGRLPDEFLDLAALGTVADLAPLQDENRLITLFGLEKMNESPRMGIKALIEATGLTDKKVTAGHIGFSFGPRINASGRLDSATYAVELLTTEDPVKAGELAQFLEERNQERQALCETIFEEAVELIEANPHWLDGRVLVVANRGWNEGVIGIVASRIVERYHRPTLIFSVSDEKCKASARSIAGFDLYAALTRCADLLDHYGGHKMAAGLSLPEEKLDELRARLNEIAQEVLTEDDMTPALDIDMEVDLRDVDLRLVEQIQALAPFGFGNPSPRFAVRGLALESTRVVGKDAAHLQLRVRQNGRQLDCIAFRRSDEQHLLDALAAIDLAGELAVNEWRGRQSLQMVLGDWKPSPLQSFDARGCRDKFAWLEVRKEELTVLCFQKRNVEEIEKRLFGYPWNEGKYRLYHVEPSGDWRHIAGEDEPTDNVVYYDLPAHIETFAQSLQVLIPSQRIHLIQGDADRDWLRQSLFDGLPEREAFAYVFRVLRQQGQGTVDGLLSVMQGPLNPVSLTHILHVFTELGFANREDDTYYVIMDAPKRALTESQHYQEQEKRVQALKQVGDLLLSASSDTMRHWLAERLAVRA
- a CDS encoding HD domain-containing protein, yielding MQETKNERRITLAEVKQLPQIQQYIVSADKFLKAMGFTEHGFRHVTLVSKIAEHVMEHLGYSERERELAAIAGYIHDIGNITGRHDHGKAGAIMCFHILEGIGMPYDEIACIVGAVGNHEEQYGEAVNTVAAALILADKSDVHRTRVRRRDVSQFDIHDRVNYAATSSFLHVSAEPREVTLKIEIDNSISSVMEYFEIFMERMLMCQRAAKMLDARFRLNINGADIL
- the secD gene encoding protein translocase subunit SecD, which codes for MIKWSRFVGFLLIVVLFFALAVPTYKGIWNGITLGLDLQGGFDVLYEVQDSPSGEKVTDEGVISTIKAIERRIDKEGVSEPNIQKEGANRIRVQLAGVFDQNEAKKLLVQTAQLRFLAPDGTTELANGSDLKPNAKYVSDQNTGAPQVAVEFKNPDKFKKITETYLGQPVAIELDGKIITAPTIQVVIYDGKAVINGQKDAKEAIELANLLNAGSLPFPLKEISSFGVSPSLGEGSLGTTLMAGGIAFILIFVFMVGWYRLPGLIAMIALVMYAYLLFATVKFMGITLTLPGLAALVLGIGMAVDVNIIATERMKDEFRNGKSTLSAVIMGQKRSMPTIIDANITSIIAGILMYWFGTGQIKSFAVAHIISVLATFITAVLISRLLMQLLVRSNIIKNKWWYGAPREAKGGAAK
- the secF gene encoding protein translocase subunit SecF, with the translated sequence MKFDIVKNRKWYFGFSILISLAGVLIMLLMGLNLGTDFEAGSRVQFNVGQAFTEKEIAEQFEANLETIEVSGVQEIENYGAVVRIAKKISPEEENLINEYLNKTYKDASPQISSIDPVVARELAQKAIYAILYASLGIILYMAVRFEYRFAIAGVVSVLQVVLVVVSLFALFRFEIDITFIAAILTIVGYSIHDTIVIFDRIRENLKHYKVKTVSDLEHLVNDSIWQTMARSINTVLTVIFSAGMLYLLGGAAIKHFSLALLIGLVTGAYSSIFIASQLWVAWKSRELKKA